The following proteins are co-located in the Mus caroli chromosome 7, CAROLI_EIJ_v1.1, whole genome shotgun sequence genome:
- the Rhog gene encoding rho-related GTP-binding protein RhoG gives MQSIKCVVVGDGAVGKTCLLICYTTNAFPKEYIPTVFDNYSAQSAVDGRTVNLNLWDTAGQEEYDRLRTLSYPQTNVFVICFSIASPPSYENVRHKWHPEVCHHCPDVPILLVGTKKDLRAQPDTLRRLKEQGQAPITPQQGQALAKQIHAVRYLECSALQQDGVKEVFAEAVRAVLNPTPIKRGRSCILL, from the coding sequence ATGCAGAGCATCAAGTGTGTGGTAGTGGGCGATGGGGCCGTAGGCAAGACGTGCCTTCTCATCTGCTATACAACTAACGCCTTCCCCAAGGAATACATCCCCACTGTGTTCGACAATTACAGCGCCCAGAGTGCGGTTGATGGGCGCACCGTGAACCTAAACCTGTGGGACACTGCGGGCCAGGAAGAATATGACCGCCTCCGCACCCTTTCCTACCCTCAGACCAACGTCTTCGTCATCTGTTTCTCCATTGCCAGTCCACCCTCCTATGAGAACGTGAGGCACAAATGGCACCCAGAGGTTTGTCACCACTGCCCTGACGTGCCTATCCTCCTGGTGGGTACCAAGAAGGACCTGAGAGCCCAGCCTGATACCCTACGGCGCCTCAAGGAGCAGGGTCAAGCGCCCATCACCCCACAGCAGGGCCAGGCACTGGCCAAGCAGATCCATGCTGTGCGCTACCTCGAGTGCTCAGCACTGCAACAAGACGGCGTCAAGGAGGTGTTTGCGGAGGCTGTCCGGGCGGTGCTTAACCCAACACCGATAAAGCGTGGGCGGTCCTGCATCCTCTTGTGA